A single window of Crassostrea angulata isolate pt1a10 chromosome 8, ASM2561291v2, whole genome shotgun sequence DNA harbors:
- the LOC128158497 gene encoding uncharacterized protein LOC128158497, whose product MCALHQLHLSQEGRLLVFTVLIKMSQLKRFDSVLKLLFIFLTVPVQCAYYCYYYYSSYYSSRRQYCYYYYYYYYYDSDSSSSSAGAIAGGVIGGIVGLAVIVTIFVCACVKICKTQNHGQIMVYPQQTTANTNSITPPGYPQPSVPVYSYGPPTYLGKNQQAVGRNNISIIDYS is encoded by the exons ATGTGTGCATTACATCAGTTACATTTGTCGCAAGAAGGTCGTTTGTTAGTCTTTACTGTTCTTATAAAGATGTCTCAACTAAAACGATTTGATTCAGTTTTAAAACTGCTATTCATTTTTC TTACAGTTCCCGTGCAGTGTGCTTATTACTGCTATTACTACTACAGTAGCTACTACTCATCTAGAAGACAGTACTGTTACTATTACTACTACTATTACTACTATGACTCAGATAG ttCTTCGTCTTCAGCTGGAGCGATAGCTGGCGGAGTGATTGGGGGTATCGTTGGGCTGGCCGTTATTGTCACCATTTTTGTTTGTGCGTGTGTCAAAATCTGCAAAACACAGAACCATGGTCAAATCATGGTGTACCCTCAACAGACCACGGCCAATACCAATTCAA tTACACCACCAGGGTATCCACAGCCGTCAGTTCCTGTCTATTCCTATGGACCACCAACGTATTTAGGCAAAAATCAGCAAGCTGTCGGGCGAAATAACATTTCAATCATTGATTATTCGTAG